From Chloroflexota bacterium, a single genomic window includes:
- a CDS encoding aminopeptidase P family protein — MHPRQRRLQAALQRAQLDALALNPGPSLVYLTGLRFHLMERPVVAFFTATGQQTIVLPRLEAPKVADRGDIQPFFYDEDPAHWHDAFRSAMEALGLQQARIGVEPDRLRVLELRFLEAAAPHAVFPSAAKIIAALRVSKDAEEIAAMEYAVHIAQEALTATLQTFRVGMTEKALAAELVAQLLRHGSEPELPFQPIVAAGPNSANPHAVPTDRPIQPGDLLIIDWGATHQGYFSDLTRTFAIGEVDEELAHIAAIVQQANAAGREAARPGIPAGEVDKAARGVIAAAGYGGYFTHRTGHGLGMDAHERPFIFADNDEALRPGMVFTVEPGIYLPGRGGARVEDDVVITADGARSLSDFPRGLQRLG; from the coding sequence ATGCATCCTCGCCAGCGCCGCCTGCAAGCAGCATTGCAGCGCGCCCAACTGGACGCCCTCGCGCTCAACCCCGGCCCCTCGCTGGTTTATCTCACCGGCCTGCGCTTTCACCTCATGGAACGGCCCGTGGTGGCCTTTTTCACCGCCACAGGCCAGCAGACCATCGTGCTGCCGCGGCTGGAAGCCCCCAAAGTGGCCGACCGGGGGGATATTCAGCCTTTCTTCTACGACGAAGACCCCGCCCACTGGCACGACGCCTTCCGCAGCGCGATGGAGGCCTTAGGGCTTCAGCAAGCCCGCATTGGGGTGGAACCCGACCGCCTGCGGGTGCTGGAACTGCGTTTTCTGGAAGCCGCCGCGCCCCACGCGGTTTTCCCATCGGCTGCTAAAATCATCGCAGCCCTGCGGGTGAGCAAAGACGCAGAGGAAATCGCCGCGATGGAATACGCCGTGCACATCGCGCAGGAAGCCCTCACCGCCACACTGCAGACCTTCCGCGTGGGCATGACCGAAAAAGCACTGGCCGCCGAACTGGTGGCGCAGTTGCTCCGCCACGGTTCTGAGCCAGAATTGCCCTTCCAGCCCATCGTGGCAGCAGGCCCCAACAGCGCCAACCCCCATGCCGTGCCCACCGACCGCCCCATCCAGCCCGGCGATTTACTCATCATCGACTGGGGCGCCACCCATCAGGGTTATTTTTCCGACCTCACCCGCACGTTCGCCATCGGCGAGGTAGATGAGGAACTGGCACACATCGCGGCCATCGTGCAGCAGGCCAACGCCGCAGGGCGGGAAGCCGCCCGCCCTGGCATTCCCGCCGGCGAGGTGGACAAAGCCGCCCGCGGAGTCATCGCCGCGGCGGGCTATGGCGGCTATTTCACCCACCGCACCGGCCACGGGCTGGGCATGGATGCCCACGAGCGACCATTCATTTTTGCCGACAATGACGAGGCACTGCGCCCCGGCATGGTGTTCACCGTGGAGCCCGGCATCTACCTGCCCGGCCGCGGCGGTGCGCGGGTGGAAGACGATGTCGTCATCACCGCCGATGGCGCGCGCAGCCTGAGCGATTTTCCACGCGGCCTTCAGCGGCTGGGATAG
- the folD gene encoding bifunctional methylenetetrahydrofolate dehydrogenase/methenyltetrahydrofolate cyclohydrolase FolD, with translation MTAKIIDGKAVAERIRAQIAAEVQQRVGNGLPRPGLATVLVGDNPASQIYVRMKHKACEQVGINSFGYELPADASQEEVEALVERLNADPAIHGILVQLPLPAGLDEEKVLGRIRLEKDVDGFHPLNIGRLAQKGREPLFVPCTPAGIMVLLEEAGVTLEGARAVVLGRSNIVGMPVSLLLLRRNATVTVCHSRTRDLPAVTREADVLIAAVGRAAMVRGDWVKPGAVVIDVGVNRVEDPTAKKGYRLVGDVAFEEVKEIAAAITPVPGGVGPMTIAMLLKNTLRAAKLVD, from the coding sequence ATGACTGCGAAAATCATCGACGGAAAGGCCGTTGCCGAGCGCATTCGGGCGCAGATTGCCGCGGAAGTGCAGCAACGTGTGGGAAACGGCCTGCCCCGCCCCGGCCTGGCGACCGTGCTGGTGGGCGACAACCCGGCTTCCCAAATCTATGTCCGTATGAAGCACAAAGCCTGTGAACAGGTGGGCATCAACTCCTTTGGCTACGAACTTCCCGCCGATGCCTCGCAAGAGGAAGTCGAAGCCCTGGTGGAACGTCTGAATGCCGACCCTGCAATCCACGGCATTTTGGTGCAACTCCCCCTGCCCGCCGGGCTGGATGAGGAAAAGGTGTTAGGGCGTATCCGGCTGGAAAAGGATGTAGACGGCTTCCACCCCCTCAACATTGGCCGCCTGGCGCAAAAAGGCCGCGAGCCGCTGTTCGTGCCCTGCACGCCCGCGGGCATCATGGTGCTGTTGGAAGAGGCGGGCGTCACCCTGGAAGGCGCCCGCGCGGTGGTGCTGGGGCGTTCCAACATTGTGGGGATGCCGGTGTCGCTTTTGCTCCTGCGCCGTAATGCCACGGTCACGGTGTGCCATTCCCGCACGCGCGATTTGCCTGCGGTGACGCGGGAAGCCGACGTGCTCATCGCCGCGGTAGGGCGCGCGGCCATGGTGCGCGGCGATTGGGTAAAGCCCGGCGCGGTGGTCATCGACGTTGGCGTGAACCGGGTGGAAGACCCCACCGCGAAGAAGGGGTATCGCCTGGTGGGCGATGTGGCCTTTGAGGAGGTGAAAGAGATAGCCGCGGCCATCACGCCGGTGCCAGGTGGTGTGGGGCCGATGACCATCGCCATGCTGCTGAAAAATACCCTGCGCGCGGCGAAGCTGGTCGATTGA
- a CDS encoding cold-shock protein: MSERYIGTVKWFNATKGFGFIGREDGEDVFVHYSAIQMDGYRSLEEGQKVEFSIEQGPKGLQAANVVPL, from the coding sequence ATGTCTGAACGTTACATCGGTACGGTCAAATGGTTCAATGCGACCAAGGGCTTCGGCTTTATTGGGCGCGAGGATGGCGAGGACGTTTTCGTTCACTATAGCGCCATCCAGATGGACGGCTACCGCTCCCTGGAAGAAGGCCAAAAAGTGGAATTCTCCATCGAGCAGGGCCCGAAAGGATTGCAGGCTGCCAACGTTGTGCCTCTCTAA
- a CDS encoding DUF3592 domain-containing protein: MGTSCWWLAQAAAGVLALFGIALVGWYGYTCRQASASRRWPTAVGTITEAEVQKSVEVIRSRMHRVFASRPEVYFVVVKYAYSVLGKPYEGYR; the protein is encoded by the coding sequence ATGGGGACTTCCTGCTGGTGGTTGGCCCAGGCGGCGGCTGGCGTGCTGGCGTTGTTTGGTATCGCTTTGGTGGGGTGGTATGGTTACACCTGCCGGCAAGCCAGCGCAAGCCGCCGCTGGCCCACCGCGGTGGGCACGATTACCGAGGCGGAGGTGCAGAAGTCCGTAGAGGTAATTCGCTCTCGAATGCATCGCGTTTTTGCATCCAGGCCTGAAGTGTATTTCGTGGTGGTGAAGTACGCTTACAGTGTGTTGGGCAAGCCCTATGAAGGGTATCGGTAG
- a CDS encoding CinA family nicotinamide mononucleotide deamidase-related protein — MPSAEILTIGTELLLGEIVDTNSRYIARRLRDAGIDLYRTTTVGDNAARIAQAVREALDRADIVITTGGLGPTVDDPTRQAVADAVGVPLEFRPELWKAIQERFAQYGRQPTENNRRQAFIPQGAQAIHNPVGTAPAFAVETPDGVVISLPGVPREMEYLFTHEVLPYLQRRFNLRGVILARVLHTAGMPESALDEQIGDLERLSNPTVGLLAHPGQVDIRITAKAESEEVAQEMIAEVEAELRRRLGTRIYGADGETLESVLSKQFAALGLTFTVLEAGLGGLLLQRVGHVAGFLGGKMEADPLSPEVLATRTRACCDVREADWAVGVSLFPAEGANRCHVVLARPEGDELREFHFGGPPQMAPNWATNMVLNLLRRRLLEMEDTP; from the coding sequence ATGCCAAGTGCTGAGATTCTCACCATCGGAACCGAGTTGTTGCTGGGCGAAATTGTCGACACCAACAGCCGCTACATCGCCCGCCGCTTGCGCGACGCAGGCATTGACCTTTACCGCACCACCACCGTGGGCGACAACGCGGCGCGCATTGCCCAGGCCGTGCGGGAAGCCCTCGACCGCGCCGACATCGTGATTACCACCGGCGGCCTTGGCCCCACAGTGGACGACCCCACCCGCCAGGCTGTGGCCGACGCGGTGGGCGTGCCGCTGGAATTCCGCCCCGAACTGTGGAAGGCCATTCAGGAGCGCTTTGCCCAATATGGCCGCCAGCCCACCGAAAACAACCGGCGGCAGGCGTTCATTCCTCAGGGCGCGCAGGCCATTCACAACCCCGTGGGCACTGCACCTGCCTTCGCGGTGGAAACCCCCGACGGCGTGGTGATTTCCCTGCCCGGCGTGCCGCGCGAAATGGAATACCTTTTCACCCACGAAGTGCTGCCCTATTTGCAGCGGCGCTTCAACCTGCGCGGTGTCATCCTTGCCCGCGTGCTGCACACCGCGGGGATGCCCGAAAGCGCGCTCGATGAGCAAATCGGCGACCTGGAGCGCCTGAGCAACCCCACCGTGGGGCTGCTCGCCCACCCCGGCCAAGTAGATATCCGCATCACGGCCAAGGCCGAAAGCGAAGAAGTCGCGCAGGAGATGATTGCCGAGGTGGAAGCCGAACTGCGTCGCCGCCTCGGCACCCGCATTTACGGCGCAGATGGCGAAACGCTGGAAAGCGTGCTCTCGAAGCAGTTTGCCGCACTCGGCTTGACCTTTACGGTGTTGGAAGCCGGGTTGGGAGGATTGTTGCTTCAGCGGGTGGGGCACGTCGCGGGGTTCCTGGGCGGCAAAATGGAAGCCGACCCGCTTTCGCCGGAGGTTTTGGCGACCCGCACGCGGGCATGTTGTGATGTGCGCGAGGCCGATTGGGCGGTGGGCGTCAGTTTGTTCCCAGCCGAGGGCGCCAATCGCTGCCACGTGGTGCTGGCGCGCCCGGAAGGCGATGAATTGCGCGAATTCCACTTCGGCGGTCCGCCCCAAATGGCGCCTAACTGGGCTACCAACATGGTGCTCAACTTGCTGCGCCGCCGTTTGCTTGAGATGGAGGACACCCCATGA
- a CDS encoding FAD-binding oxidoreductase has translation MTDFPKTAEIVIVGGGVMGASIAYHLAARGQKGVVLLEKESFFGLGATGRCAGGVRYQFSTEINIRLSLESLPMLERFPEEIGYPIDYRQIGYLFVLTNERDVATFKEVVALQHRLGVNTEWWSGDDVRKRLPMMRWDDALAATFNPKDGLVDPNGVVMGYTQRARQLGAKTLTDVEVTGIQVEGGKVVGVETNRGTIATPIVVNAAGPWAGLVGKMAGVEIPIDPIRRQWLTTTPLELPPDFPFVIDFAQSLYFHPEGEGLLTGMSNPNEKPGFSQVVDPDWELVHMEAAIERFPLLERAGAVSRVAGLYEVTPDAHPIFGKTPVEGFYVCAGFSGHGFMHGPVAGKLMTEIILDGQAKTVDVSTLDLARFTEGRLIEEYNVV, from the coding sequence ATGACCGACTTCCCAAAAACTGCCGAAATCGTCATCGTTGGCGGCGGGGTGATGGGCGCGAGCATTGCCTATCACCTCGCGGCGCGCGGCCAGAAAGGCGTTGTGCTGCTGGAAAAGGAATCGTTTTTCGGCCTCGGCGCAACGGGGCGCTGCGCAGGCGGCGTGCGTTACCAGTTTTCCACCGAAATCAACATCCGCCTTTCGCTGGAAAGCCTGCCCATGCTGGAACGCTTCCCCGAGGAGATCGGCTACCCCATTGACTACCGCCAAATTGGCTACCTTTTCGTGCTCACCAACGAAAGAGACGTCGCCACCTTCAAGGAAGTGGTTGCCCTGCAGCACCGCCTGGGCGTGAACACCGAATGGTGGAGCGGCGACGACGTCCGCAAGCGCCTGCCGATGATGCGCTGGGACGATGCACTGGCCGCGACCTTCAACCCCAAAGACGGCCTGGTGGACCCCAACGGCGTGGTCATGGGCTATACCCAGCGGGCGCGGCAGTTGGGGGCAAAGACCCTCACCGATGTGGAAGTGACCGGCATTCAAGTGGAAGGCGGCAAGGTCGTGGGCGTGGAAACCAACCGCGGCACCATTGCCACGCCCATCGTGGTCAACGCGGCCGGGCCGTGGGCCGGCCTTGTCGGCAAAATGGCGGGTGTGGAGATCCCCATTGACCCCATCCGCCGCCAGTGGCTCACCACCACCCCGCTGGAACTGCCGCCCGACTTCCCCTTTGTGATTGACTTTGCCCAAAGCCTCTACTTCCACCCCGAGGGCGAGGGGCTGCTGACTGGCATGTCCAACCCCAACGAAAAACCCGGCTTCAGCCAGGTCGTGGACCCCGATTGGGAACTGGTGCACATGGAGGCCGCCATCGAGCGCTTCCCGCTGCTGGAACGCGCCGGCGCGGTTTCCCGGGTGGCGGGCCTCTACGAAGTCACCCCCGACGCGCACCCGATTTTCGGCAAAACGCCGGTGGAAGGCTTCTACGTTTGCGCCGGTTTCTCCGGCCACGGCTTCATGCATGGCCCGGTGGCGGGCAAACTGATGACCGAAATCATCCTCGACGGCCAGGCTAAAACGGTCGACGTCTCCACCCTCGACCTCGCCCGCTTCACCGAAGGCCGCCTCATCGAGGAATACAACGTCGTTTGA